A single genomic interval of Helianthus annuus cultivar XRQ/B chromosome 13, HanXRQr2.0-SUNRISE, whole genome shotgun sequence harbors:
- the LOC110902759 gene encoding uncharacterized protein LOC110902759 — MQIVFKAQKAPNEEYEEYLSHLFGDKCTGNRNEMAQLPEGITELLEHEKLPVPLLKCHNVIVLTATNVDELDRQWDALIDLRSTNLLAPTGPFVSKHLEPSLLDLEVAQPLSKIAIEFPDIYTGTNYIYVFIKL; from the exons ATGCAGATAGTTTTCAAGGCGCAAAAG GCTCCAAATGAAGAATACGAAGAATATCTTAGCCACCTGTTTGGTGATAAGTGCACTGGCAACCGCAACGAG ATGGCCCAGCTGCCTGAAGGCATTACAGAACTGctagaacatgagaagcttcctGTTCCACTG CTCAAGTGTCATAATGTGATTGTGCTCACTGCAACAAATGTTGATGAGTTAGACCGACAATGGGATGCTTTGATTGATTTAAGGTCTACTAATCTGCTAGCACCAACAGGACCGTTTGTATCGAAGCATTTAGAACCGTCACTCTTAGAT TTAGAAGTTGCTCAGCCTCTATCCAAGATTGCTATTGAATTTCCTGATATCTACACTGGTACAAACTACATATACGTTTTTATCAAGTTATGA
- the LOC110900990 gene encoding uncharacterized protein LOC110900990 produces the protein MDGSTTIKPEMLTSSYKEVSSDAKKAMCAAKLAELALADPKMAKRLRFFSMSNEPQLSSNVVIAREDLEVMELLEFLRKNYGEKGYTVVHLRCPDRPKLLFDTACTLTDMQYVVYHATIIVEGVEASQELYIRHKNGCPISPEAERECVIHCPEAAIKSFGYRLLAL, from the exons ATGGATGGGTCTACCACGATTAAGCCCGAAATGCTCACTTCGAGTTATAAAGAAGTGTCTTCTGATGCTAAGAAAGCTATGTGTGCTGCTAAGCTTGCTGAACTTGCTCTTGCTGACCCAAAGATGGCAAAAAG GTTACGCTTCTTCTCTATGAGTAATGAACCACAACTTTCATCTAACGTTGTCATAGCGAGGGAAGATCTAGAGGTTATGGAATTGTTGGAGTTCTTGAGGAAG AACTACGGTGAGAAAGGGTATACAGTTGTGCATTTGCGGTGTCCCGATCGGCCTAAGTTGTTGTTTGATACAGCTTGTACACTTACTGATATGCAATATGTGGTATATCATGCCACTATTATTGTTGAAGGAGTTGAAGCTTCTCAG GAATTATACATCCGTCATAAAAACGGATGTCCAATCAGCCCAGAAGCCGAGAGGGAATGTGTAATCCATTGCCCTGAGGCAGCGATCAAGAG TTTTGGCTACCGATTGTTGGCGTTGTGA